The genomic segment GAGAGGCGCCTGATCGAAGCGAGCGCCGGGTGGTATCATGGCCTCCTTATGGCAATGGACGAAAAAACACTGAAGATGCTCGAGTGGCCCCGCGTCGTGGAGCTGCTCTGTGAACGCGCCACCACCGAGTCGGGCAAGGACCGCTGCAGGGCGATCGAGATTCACACCGACCTGGACGCCGTCTCCCACGCGCTGCGCCTGACCACCGAGGCCAGAGGGCTCTTGATCGAGACCCAGACCTTCCCCATGGGCGGCCTCCAGGATCTGCGCGGCGCCATCCGCCGGCTGGACCAGGGCGCGGACCTCGACGGCCACGAGCTGACGGCGATCGCGCACACGCTGGTCGCCGCGCGCCGGCTCAAGAGCTTCCTCTCGGATCACGACGAGGAGTTCCCGGCGCTCGCCGAGCTCGGCGTGCCGATCGTGCCCCTGCCCAAGCTGACCGACGAGATCCTGCGCTGCTTCGACCCCTCGGGGGAGGTGGCCGATCACGCGAGCCCCGCGCTCGGCGCCATCCGCCGCAAGCTGCACGAGACCCAGGGCGAGATCCGCACCCGTCTCCAGCGCATGCTGCGCTCGCACGCGAACGCGCTCCAGGAGACGATCATCACCATGCGCGGCGAGCGCTTCGTGCTGCCCGTGCGCTCGGACGCCAAGGGCCAGGTGCCGGGCATCGTCCACGACCAGTCCTCGACCGGCATGACCCTCTTCATCGAGCCCATGGCCGTGGTCGACCTGAACAACCAGGTCACCAAGGCCCACCTGGACGAGCGGGACGAGATCGCCCGCATCCTCGCGCGCCTGACCCAGCTGGTCTCGGCCAACAGCGAGGAGATCCGCTGGACCATGGAGGCCGTCGCCGAGATCGACTTCACCTACGCCAAGGCCCGGCTCTCCATGGCCCTCGACGGCCACCACCCGCGCCTCGACCGCGAGGGCGCCACCGTCGTGTACGGCGCGCGCCACCCCCTCCTGGTGGCACGGGGGCTCTCGAGCGAGACCAAGGGCGCCAAGGTCGTCCCCATCGACGTGGGGGTGGGCGATCGCCACCAGGTGGTCGTCATCACCGGCCCCAACACCGGCGGCAAGACCGTCACCCTCAAGACCCTGGGCCTGGTCACCCTCATGACCCAGGCTGGCCTCCACCCGCCGGTCGCGCCCGGCTCCCAGGTGGCGGTGTTCCGCAAGGTCTTCGCCGACATCGGCGACGAGCAGAGCCTCCAGCAGAACCTCTCGACCTTCTCGGGTCACATGCGCAACATCATCCGGATCACGACCTATGCCGACCACCGGACGCTGGTGCTCCTGGACGAGCTGGGCGCGGGCACCGATCCCCAGGAGGGGGCGGCCCTGGCGCGGGCCCTCATCGACGTGTTCATCGAGCGCGGCAGCCGGCTGGTGGCGACCACCCACTACGGCGAGCTGAAGCTCTTGGCCTACGAGAAGTCAGGGATCATCAACGCCTCGGTGGAGTTCGACGTCAAGAGCCTCTCGCCGACCTACCGCCTCTTGATGGGCGTGCCGGGCCAGTCCAACGCCATCACCATCGCCTCGGCCCTCGGCCTTCCCCCCGTGGTGGCGGCCTCGGCCAAGGAGTACCTGAGCCGGGGCAAGGACGATGCCGCCGAGGTCATCTCGCGCCTCGAGGCCGAGCAGCACGCCGCCGCGGTCGCCCGCGCCGACGCGGACCGCAAGCTGGCCGAGGCCGAGCGCATGCGCGCCGAGTACGAGGCCAAGCTCGCCAACTGGAGCCAGGAGCGCAAGGACCTGCGCGAGAAGGCCCGCGACGCCCTCGACCAGGAGCTCGAGTCCGCCCGCGCGGAGATCGCCTCGGTCACCCGCGAGCTCCAGGGCGCCCGGACCGCCCAGACCGCCCAGAAGGCCCACGACCGGATCAGCAAGCTCAAGCACCGCATGCAGAAGACGGAGCGCCCGGCCAACACCGTCAACGCGCGCACGCTGCTGGTGGGCGATCGCGTCTTCCTGCCGCGCCTCAACCAGACGGGGATCGTCCAGTCCCTGCCGGACGCGAGCGGCGAGGTCGTGCTCCAGATCGGGATCATGAAGGTGACGGCCAGGCTCGCCGAGCTGCAGATCGAGCCCAAGGGCGGTGACAAGGGCGCAAAGGCGGCCTCCAAGGCAAGCGCGCCGGAGCCCCAGGCCTTCAAGCCCTCCAGGAAGGCCGGCCGCTCGGGCGCCGAGGAGCCCGGCCGCCAGGCCGGGATGGAGATCGATCTGCGCGGCATGATGGTTCACGAGGCGATCACCGAGCTCGAAAACTTCCTCGACACGGCCATGGAGGCCGATCTCAAGAGCGTCTGGATCATCCACGGCGCCGGTACCGGTGCGCTGCGCAAGGGGATCCGCGATCACCTGAGGACCAGCCCCTACGCCGCCTCGTTCCGACCGGGCGGGCACGGCGAGGGCGGCGACGGGGTCACGGTCGTCCAGCTTTCTTGAGCCGGTTAGGCCGGGGTTAATCCGAACCTCCGACGGGGATCACGTGCGCGATGCGCGTGATCCCCATCACCGTCAGGGCCTGGATTTGCGCCCCTCGATGTCAACAAGTTGCGAGGGTGGTGAAATTTAATTTCAGTTTCCGGCGAAATTAACTCATACTTAACGGTGGCCCGACAAGATCCCGCGCCGTGCCCCGTATAAACACCTTGTGAACAGCGGGCTTGAATGAGAGCGGGCCCGGTGAGACGTGAGGAGAGCGAAAATGAGCAAGGTCGTCGGTTACATCTGGATGCACCCCGAAGCCATCAACGCCGAGAAGGTTCGCGCCGAGCGCCATGCGATCGAGGCCTACTGCGCGGCTCACAACCTCGCCCTGGACGGGATGCAGGTCGATGCCGGCGCCCTGGGCAACGCCCTCGAGCGGCCCGAGATGAAGGCGATCGCCGAGAAGTCCGAGATCACCGTCGTCGTCGCCTCGATGGTCAGCCTCGGCCGCCGCTTCCACGACGTCGCTACCGTGCTCGCCGAGTTCAACCACAAGGACATCCGCTTCATCAGCGTCGAGGAGAACATCGACACCGGCCGCCCCGACGGCCAGCAGCTCCTCAAGCTCTTCGTGACCATTCCCCAGGTCGCCAGCTGGGTCCGCGCCCCCAAGCCCGCCGCCGAGACCAAGGTCTTCGTCCGCAACCGCGAGGTGCTCCACAACGGCGGCACCTGCCCCTACGGCTACACTCTCGACGAGATGACCAACCAGTTCGTCGTCAGCCGCACCGAGGCCGCCGTGATCCAGCGCATCTTCCACGAGCGCGCCGCGGGCCGCAGCCTTCGCCAGATCGCCAACGACCTCACCCGTGATGCGATCGCCACCAAGCGCGGCGGCCGCTGGCAGGCCAACACCGTTAAGACCATCCTCGAGAACATCTTCTACACCGGCGACTACCAGTGCCAGGGCCGCCTCTACCCCAACGACCACGAGGCCGTCATCTCCAAGGACCTCTTCGCCCAGGTCAACTCGGCCCAGGAGATCCTCCAGGTCTGCTAGGCAGCTCTCACGCTCTCTCTCAAACAACGCTCTCTCAACCCTCGGGGGGCCGACTCAGTCGGCCCCCCGAGGGTTTTATGGCGCCCGTTCGCTGAAGTCGAAGGCCCCGCGACACTGCCGCGGGGCCTTCGGGGCACGGGGTCACGCCGCTGGCGCGGGAGGCCTGTCGTTTTTCTCCGAGCGTGCGAGCAGCGCGAAGTCGATGCACAGCTCCTTGCCCGAGGCCCAGACGCCCCGGAAGCCCCCGATGACGGCCGCTGCGATCGACGCCCCCCAGGTGGCCAGGGGGCGAGGGACGTTGAAGCTCCCGAGCTGCAGCCGCTCGATCTGGAAGTTGAAGGTGCTCTCTGCGGTCTGGCGTGGGGCGACGTCGCTGCGCAGCGGGATCTTCCAGCCGAAGAGGTCGAGCTCGCCCTGGATCTGGAGCTTCTTGTCGTCGGCCACGTGGACCGCCAGGGACTTCACCAGGCCGCCCGAGGGGATCGCGACCTTCTCGCAGACGTCGGTGGTGACGATGCCGTACTTGGCCTGGCCGGACACCGTCGCGTGTCCTGCATCGGTGAAATCCACCCGGAAGTCTCGCCCGTGCTCACCCGCCAGGACGTCGGCGACCTTGAGCTCCACCTGCACGGGGATGAAGCCGAGGACATCCTTGCGGACGCTCAGATTTCCTTGCGGGTTGAGGGCGATGCCGCCGCCAGCCTGCACCGGGCCGGGCTCCGGCTCGGAGGCGCGGCGCGAGGGCTGGGGGGTGCCGGGGCGGATGGGAGGGATCATGGCGCGCTCCTCTGGAGTGGGGGCTCCATGGTTATCGGCAGCCCGGCCCGAGAAGCTGCTAAAAAGCGCCGGGGCGTTCCTTGAAAGGAACGCCCCGGCGCAGCGAGGTTCTAGGCTTCGAGGAGCTTGAAGAAGGTCTTGCCCATGACGATCTCGTCACCGGCCTTGACCAGCTGCGGGCTGCCCGGCATCAGTCGCGGGCCGCGGTTGACGTAGGTGCCGTTCAGGCTGCCGAGGTCCTCGACGAAGTACTCGCCCTCCTCGACGAAGAGGCGCGCGTGCTTGCGCGAGATCTTGGCCTCGGCGTCGTCCGAGGTCAGATCGACCTCGGGGAAGGATCCGCCGTCCGGATCCCAGCGGCCGACATGGGTCTCGCCCGAGATCTCGAGAACGAACTCCTTGCCGACGGTCCCGCCGCGGGTGATGACCAGCTTGGCGCGGTAGCTCGCGGGTGCTCCGAGCGTTCCCGGCTGGGGGTACGAGGCGGCGACATCCGAGGCGGGGACGCTCGAAACGAGCTCCAGCTTCGCGCCGCACTCGTCGCAGAACTGGATGCCCGACTGGTTTTCGTGGCTACAAGCCGTGCAGACGCTCATCGCTTTCCCCCTAGGCCTGGAAGAACTTGAAGAAGGTCTTGCCCATGACGATCTCGTCGCCGTCCTTGATGGCCTGGGGGCTGCCGGGCAGGAGGCGCGGGCCGCGGTTGACGTAGGTGCCGTTGAGGCTGCCGAGGTCCTCGACGAAGTACTCGCCGTTCTCGATGAAGATCCGCGCGTGCTTGCGCGAGATCTTGGCCTCGGGGTCGTCCGACGTCAGGTCCACCTCGGGGAAGGCGCCGCCGTCCGGGTCCCAGCGGCCGATCAGCGTCTCGCCGCCGGTCTCGACGGCGAACTCCTTGCCCACGGTCCCGCCGCGGGTGATGACCAGCTTGACCGTGGCGGCGATGGAATTCGTGGTGTCGCTCATCCTGGGGTTCTCCTCATGAATGCGGTGGGGGGCGAAAGGAAAGAGGTGAGATCTAGGAATACTCGGCGAGGTTGACCAGCACGACGGTGATGTTGTCCTCGCCGCCGCGCTGGTTGGCCAGGTTCACCAGCTTGCGGGCCGCGAGGTTGGGCTCGGCGGCGTTGATGACCACCTCCTGCAGCTCCTCGTCGGAGACGTGGCCCGTGAGGCCGTCGCTGCACAAGAGCAGCCAGTCCCCGATCTTGAGGGGCCGCTGGTACAGGTCGACCTCGACGTTCGGGTAGGTGCCGAGCGAGCGATAGATCAGGTTGCGCTGCGGGTGGATCGCCGCCTCCTCGAGGGTGATCTGGCCGATCTCGACCAGGCGCCCGACGAGGCTGTGATCGCGCGACACCTTCTCGATGCCCTCGCGGTTGATCAGGTAGGCGCGACTGTCGCCCACGTGCCCGATGAAGACGTTCTGGCCGAAGACCAGAGCGGCGGTGACGGTGGTGCCCATCCCTGAGAGGTCCGCGTTGTGGCGGCCGGTCTCGTAGATGCGGGAGTTCGCGTTCTTGATGGCCTGCTGCATGGCCGCGCGGATCTCCTGGGCCGGGTCGTCCACCCCCTCGTTGAGGTTGACCAGCGCCTCCTGGACGTGCGAGGTCACGGCGTCCACGGCCAGAGCGCTCGCGATCTCGCCCGCGTTGACCCCGCCCATGCCGTCGGCGACCACGTACAGCCCGAGCCCCGACTGGGTGGACTGGGTGGTGAAGGTCAGGTCGAAGACCGCGAGGCTGTCCTCGTTGCCCGTCCGGACGATGCCCACGTCCGAGCAGTGGCCGGCCCGGCGCTGGGGGTTGTTGATCAGGGCGAGCAGGTGGGCCTTGAGCTCCTGCACCGTCTCGAAGCGATCGTCGGGATCGGGCGCGAGCATCTTGCGGACGATCCGCTCGATCTGCGGGTGGATCGCCTCGTTGAACGCGCTGAGGTCCGGCAGGTTGAAGCGCGTCTCCTCGTTGGGCCAGTAGCTCTCGGGGGAGTTGCCGGTGAGCAGGTAGTGCCACAGGGCGCCCAGGGCGTAGATGTCCGAGCGCTCGTCGACCTTGCCGCTCAGGTACCCGAACTGCTCGGGCGGCGAGTAGCCGGGCGTCGAGTCGGTGGGGACGGGGCAGGGCAGGATGGCGGCGCGGTGGAAGCCCGTGAGGCGCACCCGCTGGAAGTCGGGGGTGACGACCACGTAACGGGGCTGCAGGTCCAGGTGCAGGATCTGCCGGCGGTGGAGCTGGCCGATGGACTGGCACAGCTGGATCATCCAG from the Pantanalinema sp. genome contains:
- a CDS encoding endonuclease MutS2, with translation MDEKTLKMLEWPRVVELLCERATTESGKDRCRAIEIHTDLDAVSHALRLTTEARGLLIETQTFPMGGLQDLRGAIRRLDQGADLDGHELTAIAHTLVAARRLKSFLSDHDEEFPALAELGVPIVPLPKLTDEILRCFDPSGEVADHASPALGAIRRKLHETQGEIRTRLQRMLRSHANALQETIITMRGERFVLPVRSDAKGQVPGIVHDQSSTGMTLFIEPMAVVDLNNQVTKAHLDERDEIARILARLTQLVSANSEEIRWTMEAVAEIDFTYAKARLSMALDGHHPRLDREGATVVYGARHPLLVARGLSSETKGAKVVPIDVGVGDRHQVVVITGPNTGGKTVTLKTLGLVTLMTQAGLHPPVAPGSQVAVFRKVFADIGDEQSLQQNLSTFSGHMRNIIRITTYADHRTLVLLDELGAGTDPQEGAALARALIDVFIERGSRLVATTHYGELKLLAYEKSGIINASVEFDVKSLSPTYRLLMGVPGQSNAITIASALGLPPVVAASAKEYLSRGKDDAAEVISRLEAEQHAAAVARADADRKLAEAERMRAEYEAKLANWSQERKDLREKARDALDQELESARAEIASVTRELQGARTAQTAQKAHDRISKLKHRMQKTERPANTVNARTLLVGDRVFLPRLNQTGIVQSLPDASGEVVLQIGIMKVTARLAELQIEPKGGDKGAKAASKASAPEPQAFKPSRKAGRSGAEEPGRQAGMEIDLRGMMVHEAITELENFLDTAMEADLKSVWIIHGAGTGALRKGIRDHLRTSPYAASFRPGGHGEGGDGVTVVQLS
- a CDS encoding recombinase family protein; this encodes MSKVVGYIWMHPEAINAEKVRAERHAIEAYCAAHNLALDGMQVDAGALGNALERPEMKAIAEKSEITVVVASMVSLGRRFHDVATVLAEFNHKDIRFISVEENIDTGRPDGQQLLKLFVTIPQVASWVRAPKPAAETKVFVRNREVLHNGGTCPYGYTLDEMTNQFVVSRTEAAVIQRIFHERAAGRSLRQIANDLTRDAIATKRGGRWQANTVKTILENIFYTGDYQCQGRLYPNDHEAVISKDLFAQVNSAQEILQVC
- a CDS encoding FHA domain-containing protein, with translation MSVCTACSHENQSGIQFCDECGAKLELVSSVPASDVAASYPQPGTLGAPASYRAKLVITRGGTVGKEFVLEISGETHVGRWDPDGGSFPEVDLTSDDAEAKISRKHARLFVEEGEYFVEDLGSLNGTYVNRGPRLMPGSPQLVKAGDEIVMGKTFFKLLEA
- a CDS encoding FHA domain-containing protein, whose product is MSDTTNSIAATVKLVITRGGTVGKEFAVETGGETLIGRWDPDGGAFPEVDLTSDDPEAKISRKHARIFIENGEYFVEDLGSLNGTYVNRGPRLLPGSPQAIKDGDEIVMGKTFFKFFQA
- a CDS encoding Stp1/IreP family PP2C-type Ser/Thr phosphatase, which gives rise to MTSPRSDRGSATSPLAPLEADTLLANRYAVERFLEYKNGANLYRAIDQATGFVVIVKEKEDEASTSALPESEWAEKAWDNPWQNEFLILRSVSYPTVVKALDIFKASDRAYLVIEQLEGRDLAYLLRNGTAIGVQQSLDWMIQLCQSIGQLHRRQILHLDLQPRYVVVTPDFQRVRLTGFHRAAILPCPVPTDSTPGYSPPEQFGYLSGKVDERSDIYALGALWHYLLTGNSPESYWPNEETRFNLPDLSAFNEAIHPQIERIVRKMLAPDPDDRFETVQELKAHLLALINNPQRRAGHCSDVGIVRTGNEDSLAVFDLTFTTQSTQSGLGLYVVADGMGGVNAGEIASALAVDAVTSHVQEALVNLNEGVDDPAQEIRAAMQQAIKNANSRIYETGRHNADLSGMGTTVTAALVFGQNVFIGHVGDSRAYLINREGIEKVSRDHSLVGRLVEIGQITLEEAAIHPQRNLIYRSLGTYPNVEVDLYQRPLKIGDWLLLCSDGLTGHVSDEELQEVVINAAEPNLAARKLVNLANQRGGEDNITVVLVNLAEYS